CAAGGTCGAGCAGGGCGGTGCCGGTACGCCGGCTCCCGCCGAGGCTGCCGAGTAATCACTCGGACGCTCAGCGGGCCCGTAGTACGCCCGCCAGACATGTACATCCGGCACCAGCCGAATTAGTGGAAGGACCGCCACCATGGCGAAGCTCAGCCAGGAAGACCTGCTCGCGCAGTTCGAGGAGATGACCCTCATCGAGCTCTCCGAGTTCGTGAAGCTCTTCGAGGAGAAGTTCGACGTCGAGGCCGCTGCCCCCGTCGCCGTTGCCGCCGCCGGTGCCCCGGGTGCCCCGGCCGCCGCCGAGGCCGAGGAGCAGGACGAGTTCGACGTCATCCTCACCGGTGCGGGCGACAAGAAGATCCAGGTCATCAAGGTCGTGCGTGAGCTGACCTCCCTGGGTCTGAAGGAGGCCAAGGACCTCGTCGACGGCACCCCGAAGCCCGTCCTCGAGAAGGTCGCCAAGGACGCCGCCGAGAAGGCCGCCGAGTCCCTCAAGGGCGCCGGCGCCTCCGTCGAGGTCAAGTGACTTCACCGGGTCTTCGGACTCGCGTCCTGAGCGCCTGAGGCGTCAGGGACACCAGCCAAGGGCGATCACCCATGCGGGTGGTCGCCCTTCGGCGTGCTCGCCACGGCTGCATTGTCTCGTGCCTGCGTGCGAGTATGGTGATCATCGTTGCCCGGACGTGCCCCCATGTGACGATCTTCCAGAGGTGGGGGGCCTTGACGAACCGGACGCGGCGCGCAATTCTCGGGACGCGACGCAGAAGCGATCCAGGGTTCGAGGCATGGATCGCGGACGAAGAGGGAAGCATCGGTGTGCGCCACTGGCGCAGGGCTTTCGGCAGGCGCATGGCATTGAGAAGAACAAACGAGGGCTTCCTCCGGTGCGGAGGGCGTGACCTCCCGGAGGGAGAAGATCGGTATCACGGTGCTGAACCGGTCTCCGGAAACTCGCTCTGGACATCAGTGTGCCAAGTGGCTACACTGACCCTTTGCGCTGCCTGTTAGCTGCTCCCTGCCCGTCACCAGGGGCATACCCGAGCCCGAGCAAAGCTGAATGATCTGCCCTGACCTGGGCTTTCCCTCAGTCTGCTCGATTCGGGACCGGTACGCGCGTAGTGAGTCCGAGCCCTCGGAAGGACCCCCTCTTGGCCGCCTCGCGCAACGCCTCGACTGCCAATACGAACAACGGCGACAGCACCGCCCCGCTGCGCATCTCTTTTGCGAAGATCAAGGAGCCCCTCGGGGTTCCGAACCTCCTTGCGCTGCAGACCGAAAGCTTCGACTGGCTGCTCGGCAATGCCGCATGGAAGGGTCGCGTCGAGGCTGCGCTGGAGAGTGGGCAGGAAGTCCCCACCAAGTCCGGTCTGGAAGAGATCTTCGAAGAGATCTCCCCGATCGAGGACTTCTCCGGGTCGATGTCGCTGACGTTCCGCGACCACCGCTTCGAGCCCCCGAAGAACTCCATCGACGAGTGCAAGGAGCGCGACTTCACGTACGCGGCTCCGCTCTTCGTCACCGCTGAGTTCACCAACAACGAGACCGGCGAGATCAAGTCCCAGACGGTCTTCATGGGCGACTTCCCGCTCATGACGAACAAGGGCACCTTCTGCATCAACGGCACCGAGCGTGTCGTCGTCTCGCAGCTGGTGCGCTCGCCGGGCGTGTACTTCGACAGCTCCATCGACAAGACGTCCGACAAGGACATCTTCTCCGCCAAGATCATCCCGTCCCGGGGTGCCTGGCTGGAGATGGAGATCGACAAGCGCGACATGGTCGGTGTCCGTATCGACCGTAAGCGCAAGCAGTCCGTGACCGTCCTGCTCAAGGCGCTCGGTTGGACGACCGAGCAGATCCTCGAGGAGTTCGGCGAGTACGAGTCCATGCGCGCCACCCTGGAGAAGGACCACACCCAGGGTCAGGACGACGCGCTGCTCGACATCTACCGCAAGCTGCGTCCGGGCGAGCCGCCGACCCGTGAGGCCGCGCAGACGCTGCTCGAGAACCTGTACTTCAACCCCAAGCGCTACGACCTCGCGAAGGTCGGCCGCTACAAGGTCAACAAGAAGCTCGGTGGCGACGAGCCGCTCGACGCCGGTGTGCTGACCACCGATGACGTCATCGCGACGATCAAGTACCTGGTCAAGCTGCACGCCGGCGAGACCGAGACGATCGGCGAGAACGGCAACTCCATCGTTGTCGAGACCGACGACATCGACCACTTCGGCAACCGTCGTCTGCGCAACGTCGGCGAGCTCATCCAGAACCAGGTCCGCACGGGTCTGGCTCGTATGGAGCGCGTCGTGCGTGAGCGCATGACCACCCAGGACGTCGAGGCGATCACGCCGCAGACCCTGATCAACATCCGGCCGGTCGTCGCCTCCATCAAGGAGTTCTTCGGCACCAGCCAGCTGTCCCAGTTCATGGACCAGACCAACCCGCTGTCGGGTCTGACCCACAAGCGTCGTCTGTCGGCGCTGGGCCCGGGTGGTCTCTCCCGTGAGCGGGCCGGCCTGGACGTCCGTGACGTGCACCCCTCGCACTACGGCCGTATGTGCCCGATTGAGACCCCTGAAGGTCCCAACATCGGTCTGATCGGCTCGCTGGCCTCCTACGGCCGGGTCAACGTCTTCGGCTTCATCGAGACGCCGTACCGCAAGGTCGTCGACGGCCAGGTCACGGAGGAGGTGGACTACCTCACCGCTGATGAGGAGGACCGCTTCCTGATCGCCCAGGCGAACGCGAAGCTCTCCGACGACATGCGCTTCTCCGAGCAGCGTGTCCTGGTCCGCCGCCGCGGCGGCGAGGTCGACCTCGTCCCCGCCGACGAGGTGGACTTCATGGACGTCTCGCCGCGCCAGATGGTGTCGGCCGCGACCGCCATGATCCCGTTCCTCGAGCACGACGACGCCAACCGTGCGCTCATGGGATCGAACATGATGCGCCAGGCCGTTCCGCTGATCAAGGCGGAGTCGCCGCTGGTCGGCACCGGCATGGAGTACCGCTGTGCGGTCGACGCCGGTGACGTCATCAAGGCGGAGAAGGACGGTGTGGTCCAGGAGGTCTCCGCGGACTACATCACCGTCGCCAACGACGACGGCACGTACACCACGTACCGCGTCGCCAAGTTCACCCGCTCCAACCAGGGCACCTCCTTCAACCAGAAGGTCGTCGTGGACGAGGGCGCGCGGGTCATCGAGGGCCAGGTCCTCGCCGACGGTCCGTCCACGGACGAAGGCGAGATGGCGCTCGGCAAGAACCTGCTCGTGGCGTTCATGCCGTGGGAGGGCCACAACTACGAGGACGCGATCATCCTGTCGCAGCGCCTCGTGCAGGACGACGTCCTCTCCTCGATCCACATCGAGGAGCACGAGGTCGACGCCCGTGACACCAAGCTGGGCCCCGAGGAGATCACCCGGGACATCCCGAACGTCTCCGAAGAGGTCCTCTCCGACCTCGACGAGCGCGGCATCATCCGTATCGGTGCCGAGGTCGTCGCCGGCGACATCCTCGTCGGCAAGGTCACGCCCAAGGGTGAGACCGAGCTGACCCCCGAGGAGCGCCTGCTCCGCGCGATCTTCGGTGAGAAGGCGCGCGAGGTGCGCGACACCTCGCTGAAGGTGCCGCACGGTGAGATCGGCAAGGTCATCGGCGTCCGCGTCTTCGACCGCGAAGAGGGCGACGAGCTGCCCCCGGGCGTGAACCAGCTGGTCCGCGTCTACGTCGCCCAGAAGCGCAAGATCACCGACGGTGACAAGCTCGCCGGCCGTCACGGCAACAAGGGCGTCATCTCGAAGATCCTGCCGGTCGAGGACATGCCGTTCCTGGAGGACGGCACCCCGGTCGACATCATCCTCAACCCCCTGGGTGTCCCGTCCCGAATGAACCCGGGACAGGTCCTGGAGATCCACCTCGGCTGGCTCGCCAGCCAGGGCTGGAAGGTCGAGGGCTCCGAGGACTGGCAGCAGCGTCTGCAGGCGATCGGCGCCGACGACGTCGCTCCCCGCACCAACGTCGCGACCCCGGTCTTCGACGGTGCGCGCGAGGACGAGCTGGCGGGTCTCTTCGACTCCACGCTCCCCAACCGCGACGGCGAGCGGATGGTCAAGGGCTCCGGCAAGGCGCAGCTGTTCGACGGCCGCTCCGGTGAGCCGTTCCCGGACCCGATCTCGGTCGGGTACATGTACATCCTCAAGCTGCACCACCTGGTCGACGACAAGCTCCACGCGCGTTCGACCGGTCCGTACTCGATGATCACCCAGCAGCCGCTGGGTGGTAAGGCTCAGTTCGGTGGCCAGCGGTTCGGTGAGATGGAGGTGTGGGCGCTGGAGGCTTACGGCGCCGCATACGCCCTCCAGGAACTGCTGACGATCAAGTCCGACGACGTGACCGGCCGCGTGAAGGTCTACGAGGCCATCGTCAAGGGCGAGAACATCCCCGAGCCCGGCATTCCCGAGTCCTTCAAGGTGCTCATCAAGGAAATGCAGTCCCTGTGCCTCAACGTGGAGGTGCTGTCCTCGGACGGCATGTCCATCGAGATGCGCGACACCGACGAGGACGTCTTCCGCGCTGCGGAGGAGCTCGGCATCGACCTGTCCCGGCGCGAGCCGAGCAGCGTCGAAGAGGTCTGACGGGAGTCCGGCCGGGGAGTCAGCGATGGCTCCCCCGGCCGGCCCCAGGACCCCCGTTTCAGACCCCAAGACTTACAACCCTGAGAGGGATTGACGCATAGTGCTCGACGTCAACTTCTTCGATGAGCTCCGGATCGGTCTGGCCACCGCTGACGACATCCGTCAGTGGAGCCACGGCGAGGTCAAGAAGCCCGAGACCATCAACTACCGCACCCTCAAGCCCGAAAAGGACGGACTCTTCTGCGAGAAGATCTTCGGTCCTACCCGGGACTGGGAGTGCTACTGCGGTAAGTACAAGCGCGTCCGCTTCAAGGGCATCATCTGCGAGCGCTGCGGCGTCGAGGTCACTCGCGCCAAGGTGCGCCGTGAGCGGATGGGCCACATCGAGCTTGCCGCTCCCGTGACCCACATCTGGTACTTCAAGGGCGTGCCGAGCCGGCTGGGCTACCTGCTGGACCTCGCGCCCAAGGACCTTGAGAAGGTCATCTACTTCGCCGCCTACATGATCACGTGGGTGGACGAGGAGCGCCGTACGCGCGACCTGCCCTCGCTGGAGGCGCATGTCTCCGTCGAGCGTCAGCAGATCGAGCAGCGCCGCGACTCCGACCTGGAGGCCCGCGCCAAGAAGCTCGAGACCGACCTGGCCGAGCTGGAGGCCGAGGGCGCCAAGGCGGACGTCCGCCGCAAGGTGCGCGAGGGTGCCGAGCGTGAGATGAAGCAGCTGCGTGACCGTGCGCAGCGCGAGATCGACCGTCTCGACGAGGTGTGGAACCGCTTCAAGAACCTCAAGGTCCAGGACCTGGAGGGCGACGAGCTGCTCTACCGCGAGCTGCGTGACCGCTTCGGCACGTACTTCGACGGCTCCATGGGTGCCGCTGCCCTGCAGAAGCGCCTGGAGACCTTCGACCTCGACGAGGAGGCCGAGCGCCTCCGCGAGATCATCCGTACCGGCAAGGGCCAGAAGAAGACCCGTGCGCTCAAGCGCCTCAAGGTCGTCTCCGCGTTCCTGCAGACCCGCAACAGCCCCAAGGGCATGGTGCTGGACTGCATCCCGGTGATCCCGCCGGACCTGCGTCCGATGGTGCAGCTGGACGGTGGCCGCTTCGCGACCTCCGACCTGAACGACCTGTACCGCCGTGTGATCAACCGCAACAACCGCCTCAAGCGTCTCCTTGACCTCGGTGCCCCCGAGATCATCGTGAACAACGAGAAGCGGATGCTGCAGGAGGCCGTCGACGCGCTGTTCGACAACGGCCGCCGCGGTCGCCCGGTCACCGGTCCCGGTAACCGCCCGCTGAAGTCCCTCAGCGACATGCTGAAGGGTAAGCAGGGCCGCTTCCGTCAGAACCTGCTCGGTAAGCGAGTCGACTACTCGGCGCGTTCCGTCATCGTCGTCGGCCCGCAGCTCAAGCTGCACCAGTGCGGTCTGCCCAAGGCCATGGCGCTGGAGCTCTTCAAGCCGTTCGTGATGAAGCGCCTGGTGGACCTCAACCACGCGCAGAACATCAAGAGCGCGAAGCGCATGGTCGAGCGCGGCCGCACGGTCGTCTACGACGTGCTCGAAGAGGTCATCGCCGAGCACCCGGTGCTGCTGAACCGTGCACCCACGCTGCACCGTCTGGGCATCCAGGCCTTCGAGCCGCAGCTGGTCGAGGGCAAGGCCATTCAGATTCACCCGCTCGTCTGCACCGCGTTCAACGCGGACTTCGACGGTGACCAGATGGCCGTCCACCTCCCGCTGTCCGCGGAGGCCCAGGCCGAGGCCCGCATCCTGATGCTGTCCTCGAACAACATCCTCAAGCCGGCCGACGGCCGTCCGGTCACCATGCCGACCCAGGACATGGTGCTCGGCCTCTTCTTCCTCACCACGGATGAGGAGGAGCGCAAGGTCATCGGTGAGGGCCGGGCGTTCGGTTCCGCCGCCGAGGCGATCATGGCGTTCGACGCCAAGGAGCTCTCGCTCCAGGCGAAGGTCGACATCCGCTTCCCGATCGGCACCGTCCCGCCCCGCGGCTGGACCCCGCCGGTTCCGGAGGAGGGCGAGCCCGAGTGGCAGCAGGGTGACAGCTTCCGGCTGCGGACGACCCTGGGCCGCGCGCTCTTCAACGAGCTGCTGCCCGAGGACTACCCGTTCGTCGACTACTCGGTGGGCAAGAAGCAGCTCTCCGCGATCGTCAACGACCTGGCCGAGCGCTACCCGAAGGTCATCGTCGCGGCGACCCTGGACAACCTGAAGGCGGCCGGTTTCCACTGGGCCACCCGCTCGGGTGTCACCGTCGCCGTCTCCGACATCGTCGTGCCGGAGGCCAAGAAGGCCATCGTCGCGGGCTACGAGGCCCAGGACGAGAAGGTCCAGAAGCAGTACGAGCGCGGTCTGATCACCAAGGACGAGCGCACTCAGGAACTGATCAACATCTGGACCAAGGCGACCAATGAGGTCGCCGAGGCGATGAACGAGAACTTCCCCAAGACGAACCCCATCTTCATGATGGTTGACTCGGGTGCCCGAGGAAACATGATGCAGATGCGGCAGATCGCCGGTATGCGTGGTCTGGTGTCGAACGCGAAGAACGAGACCATCCCGCGTCCGATCAAGGCGTCGTTCCGCGAGGGCCTGTCCGTGCTGGAGTACTTCATCTCCACGCACGGTGCCCGTAAGGGTCTGGCGGACACCGCCCTTCGTACCGCCGACTCCGGTTACCTCACCCGTCGTCTGGTCGACGTCTCCCAGGACGTCATCATTCGCGAGGAGGACTGCGGCACGGAGCGTGGCCTCAAGCTGCGGATCGCCTCGAAGGACGCCGCCGGTGTCCTGCGCAAGGCGGACGACGTCGAGTCCAGCGTCTACGCACGCATGCTGGCCGAGGATGTCGTCGTCGACGGCAAGGTCGTCGCCCCGGCGAACGTCGACCTCGGTGACGTGCTCATCGACGCGCTGGTCAACGCGGGCGTCGAGGAGGTCAAGACCCGCTCGGTCCTGACCTGTGAGTCCGCGGTCGGCACCTGTGCCTTCTGCTACGGCCGTTCGCTGGCCACCGGCAAGCTGGTCGACATCGGTGAGGCGGTCGGCATCATCGCCGCCCAGTCCATCGGTGAGCCCGGCACCCAGCTGACGATGCGTACCTTCCACACCGGTGGTGTGGCCGGTGACGACATCACCCTGGGTCTGCCGCGTGTCGTCGAGCTCTTCGAGGCCCGTACGCCCAAGGGTGTCGCCCCGATCTCGGAGGCGGCCGGCCGCGTCCGGATCGAGGAGACCGAGAAGACCAAGAAGGTCGTCGTCACCCCGGACGACGGCAGCGACGAGATGGCCTACGGCGTCTCCAAGCGTGCCCGTCTCCTGGTGGGCGAGGGCGACCACGTCACGGTCGGCCAGCCGATGACCGTGGGTGCCGTGAACCCGCACGACGTGCTGCGGATCCTCGGCCAGCGTGCCGTCCAGGTCCACCTGGTCGGCGAGGTCCAGAAGGTCTACAACAGCCAGGGCGTGGCGATCCACGACAAGCACATCGAGATCATCATCCGGCAGATGCTGCGCCGCGTGACGATCATCGAGTCCGGCGACGCGGAGCTGCTGCCGGGCGAGCTGGTGGAGCGCACGAAGTTCGAGGGCGAGAACCGTCGGGTCGTGGCGGAAGGCGGCCACCCGGCCTCCGGCCGTCCGCAGCTGATGGGTATCACCAAGGCTTCGCTGGCCACCGAGTCGTGGCTGTCGGCGGCCTCCTTCCAGGAGACGACCAGGGTCCTGACCGACGCGGCGATCAACGCCAAGTCGGACTCCCTGATCGGCCTGAAGGAGAACGTCATCATCGGTAAGCTCATCCCGGCCGGTACGGGCCTGTCCCGCTACCGCAACATCCGGGTCGAGCCCACCGAGGAAGCCAAGGCCGCGATGTACTCGGCCGTCGGTTACGACGACATCGACTACTCGCCCTTCGGCACCGGCTCCGGCCAGGCGGTCCCGCTGGAGGACTACGACTACGGTCCGTACAACCAGTAAGACCGGCCCGTACGACAGCAACAGGGCGGCCATCCCTTCGGGGGTGGCCGCCTTGCGGCGTTGGTGCGGCACTCGCGCCGGGCGGTCCCGCCGAGTTGGGGGCCGCGCAGGGGAACTTGTCCTCCCATCCCTGCGTCTGTGATGAGAAGATGGGGACAACTGTCGAGCGGGGGGAGGTTCGCGAAGTGGCATTCCAACCGTGGCAGGGCGGTCAGCCGGCGCAGCCGTCGAATCAGGTGCCTGCCATGCGCGCCTCGCACGCCGATCGTGAGCGGACGGTCGATGTGCTCAAGGCGGGGTTCGCCGAGGGGCGGCTGCAGCAGCCGGAGTACGAACAGCGGCTCACACGGGCCTACAAGGCGCAGACGCACGCCGAACTGCAGATGCTGGTGGCGGATCTGCCGCAGGGGCCGGTGCCGCAGGCACAGTTCGTGCCGCAGCGGCCGATGGTGCCGGCGACCTTCATGCCGATGCAGATGCCGGTGCCGGTGACGACGAACAGCTCGGCGACGGGTGCACTGGTCTGCGGGATCATGACGCCGGTGACGTGGGGCCTGACGGCGATTCCGGCGGTGATCCTGGGGCACAAGGCGCGGGCCGAGATCCGCCGGTCCGGCGAGCGCGGGGACGGCCAGGCCCTCACGGGTCTCATTCTGGGCTGGCTGGCGATCGGTGGCTGGGCGCTGTTCCTGCTGGTGTTCATACTCTCCGCGGCGGTCAACCTCTAGGGGTCGGCCGGCCGGCGGTCGGCGGCGGTTCGCGCTGCCGCCGGGGGAGGGCCGGCGCGGGGGCGTGGCGCCTTCTTCCGTACGGCCGTGGATCGCACTACGGTGACCGCAACGCCGTGAGGAGTCCGGCGTGTCCTTCGCGTGTGCATTTGTTTTGACCGCAGCCAATGCGGTAGGTACGCTCTGACCTTGTGCCTGGGGTGTCCCTGGGCTGCCGTGCGCCAAATCTCCGCTGGGCGGACCTGCCGGGCCGAAAGGCTTCGGAGGGACTCCGGTCGGAGAGCCACCAGCACGGAAGCCGGGTTTTGACACCGCAATCTGCCGCCTCACTCGTTCCAGCGAGGGACCGGACTGCAGTATTCGACACACCCGACCGCGTGGGTCGGGGAATGTTCCAGGTTAGCTTTACCGAGACTGGCACACAGAAACCGGAGAAACGGTGCCTACGATCCAGCAGCTGGTCCGCAAGGGCCGGCAGGACAAGGTCGAGAAGAACAAGACGCCCGCGCTCGAGGGTTCCCCCCAGCGCCGTGGCGTCTGCACGCGTGTTTTCACGACCACCCCGAAGAAGCCGAACTCGGCCCTGCGTAAGGTCGCGCGTGTGCGTCTGACCAGCGGGATCGAGGTCACCGCTTACATTCCGGGTGAGGGCCACAACCTGCAGGAGCACTCGATCGTGCTCGTGCGTGGTGGTCGTGTGAAGGACCTGCCGGGTGTTCGGTACAAGATCATCCGCGGCTCCCTCGACACGCAGGGCGTCAAGAACCGCAAGCAGGCTCGCAGCCGCTACGGCGCCAAGAAGGAGAAGTAAGAATGCCTCGTAAGGGCCCCGCCCCGAAGCGCCCGGTCATCATCGACCCGGTCTACGGTTCTCCTCTGGTGACCTCCCTCATCAACAAGGTTCTGCTGAACGGCAAGCGCTCCACCGCTGAGCGCATCGTTTACGGCGCCATGGAGGGTCTGCGCGAGAAGACCGGTAACGACCCGGTCATCACGCTCAAGCGCGCGCTCGAGAACATCAAGCCGACCCTTGAGGTCAAGTCCCGCCGTGTCGGTGGCGCGACCTACCAGGTCCCGGTCGAGGTCAAGCCCGGCCGCGCCGCCACCCTCTCGCTGCGCTGGCTCGTGGGCTACTCCCGCGCCCGCCGCGAGAAGACCATGACCGAGCGCCTCATGAACGAACTGCTCGACGCCTCCAACGGCCTCGGCGCTTCGGTCAAGAAGCGTGAGGACACGCACAAGATGGCCGAGTCCAACAAGGCCTTCGCGCACTACCGCTGGTAGTCGCAACCCACATCGAGACCGAGAGAAGATTGAGCCACTATGGCCACCACTTCGCTTGACCTGGCCAAGGTCCGCAACATCGGGATCATGGCCCACATCGACGCGGGCAAGACGACCACCACCGAGCGGATCCTGTTCTACACCGGTGTTTCGTACAAGATCGGTGAGGTCCACGACGGCGCTGCCACGATGGACTGGATGGAGCAGGAGCAGGAGCGCGGCATCACCATCACGTCTGCCGCGACGACCTGCCACTGGCCGCTGGAAGACGTCGACAACACCATCAACATCATCGACACCCCGGGCCACGTCGACTTCACGGTCGAGGTGGAGCGCTCGCTGCGCGTCCTGGACGGTGCGGTGACGGTGTTCGACGGCGTTGCCGGTGTCGAGCCCCAGTCCGAGACCGTCTGGCGTCAGGCGGACCGCTACGGCGTTCCGCGTATCTGCTTCGTCAACAAGCTCGACCGTACGGGCGCCGAGTTCCACCGCTGCGTCGACATGATCGTGGACCGCCTGGGCGCGACCCCGATCGTGATGCAGCTGCCGATCGGCACCGAGGCGGACTTCAAGGGCGTCGTCGACCTCGTCAGCATGAAGGCCCTGGTCTGGTCGGCCGAGGCCGCCAAGGGCGAGATGTACGACACCGTCGACATCCCGGACACGCACATCGAGGCTGCCGACGAGTGGCGCGGCAAGCTGCTCGAGGCCGTTGCCGAGAACGATGAAGAGATCATGGAGCTGTACCTGGAGGGCCAGGAGCCCACCGTGGAGCAGCTCTACGCGGCGATCCGCCGGATCACCATCGCCTCCGGCAAGGCCGAGAACACCACCGTCACCCCGGTGTTCTGCGGTACCGCGTTCAAGAACAAGGGTGTGCAGCCCCTGCTCGACGCGGTCGTGCGCTACCTCCCCTCCCCGCTGGACGTCGAGGCCATTGAGGGCCACGCGGTCAGCGACCCGGAAGAGGTCATCAAGCGCAAGCCGTCCGAGGACGAGCCGCTGTCCGCTCTTGCGTTCAAGATTGCGAGCGACCCCCACCTGGGCAAGCTCACCTTCATCCGGGTGTACTCGGGCCGCCTCGAGGCCGGCTCGCAGGTGCAGAACTCGGTGAAGGGCAAGAAGGAGCGCATCGGCAAGATCTACCGGATGCACGCGAACAAGCGTGAGGAGATCGAGTCGGTGGGTGCCGGTGACATCGTCGCCGTCATGGGTCTGAAGCAGACCACCACCGGTGAGACCCTCTGCGACGCGTCGAACCCGGTCATCCTGGAGTCGATGGAGTTCCCGGCCCCGGTCATCCAGGTCGCCATTGAGCCCAAGTCCAAGGGCGACCAGGAGAAGCTGGGTGTCGCCATCCAGCGACTCGCCGAAGAGGACCCCTCGTTCCAGGTTCACACCGACGAGGAGACCGGCCAGACCATCATCGCGGGTATGGGCGAGCTCCACCTCGACGTGCTGGTCGACCGTATGAAGCGTGAGTTCCGGGTCGAGGCCAACGTCGGCAAGCCGCAGGTCGCCTACCGCGAGACCCTGCGCAAGCCGGTCGAGCGTCTCGACTACACGCACAAGAAGCAGACTGGTGGTTCCGGCCAGTTCGCGAAGGTGCAGATCGCGATCGCTCCGCTCGAGGGCGACGGGTACGAGTTCGAGAACAAGGTCACCGGTGGCCGTATCCCGCGGGAGTACATCCCGTCCGTGGACGCGGGCTGCCAGGAGGCCATGGAGTTCGGTGTTCTCGCCGGCTACCCGCTGACCGGCGTCAAGGTCACGCTCCTCGACGGTGCCTTCCACGAGGTCGACTCCTCGGAGATGGCCTTCAAGATCGCTGGTTCGATGGCCTTCAAGGAGGCCGCGCGCAAGGCCTCCCCGGCCCTGCTCGAGCCGATGATGAAGGTCGAGGTCACCACGCCCGAGGACTACATGGGCGATGTGATCGGCGACATCAACTCCCGCCGTGGACAGATCCAGTCCATGGAGGAGCGCAGTGGCGCCAAGCTCGTCACGGGCCTGGTCCCCCTGTCGGAGATGTTCGGCTACGTCGGCGACCTCCGCAGCAAGACCTCGGGTCGCGCAAGCTACTCGATGCAGTTCGACTCCTACGCCGAGGTTCCCCGGAACGTCGCCGAGGAGATCATCGCGAAGGCCAAGGGCGAATAGTTCCGTCTCCCGAGAGTCGGAACACGCTTTAGGCTTGACACCGTCTGCCGGGGTAATCCCCGCAATCCGTGAGGAATGCCCCGGCAGCCGGCATCCCAGCAAAGATCACCTGGCGCCGATGAGTAAGGCGTACAGAACCACTTCAGGAGGAACCAGTGGCGAAGGCGAAGTTCGAGCGGACTAAGCCGCACGTCAACATCGGCACCATCGGTCACATTGACCACGGTAAGACGACCCTCACGGCCGCCATTACCAAGGTGCTGCACGACGCGTACCCGGACCTGAACGAGGCCTCGGCCTTCGACCAGATCGACAAGGCTCCTGAGGAGCGCCAGCGCGGTATCACGATCTCGATCGCGCACGTCGAGTACCAGACGGAGAACCGTCACTACGCCCACGTCGACTGCCCCGGTCACGCGGACTACATCAAGAACATGATCACGGGTGCGGCGCAGATGGACGGCGCCATCCTCGTGGTCGCCGCGACCGACGGCCCGATGCCGCAGACCAAGGAGCACGTGCTCCTGGCCCGCCAGGTCGGCGTTCCGTACATCGTTGTCGCCCTGAACAAGGCCGACATGGTGGACGACGAGGAGATCCTGGAGCTCGTCGAGCTCGAGGTCCGTGAGCTCCTCTCCGAGTACGAGTTCCCCGGCGACGACGTTCCGGTCGTCAAGGTCTCGGCGCTCAAGGCGCTCGAGGGCGACAAGGAGTGGGGCGACTCCGTCCTCAAGCTCATGAACGCCGTCGACGAGTCGATCCCGCAGCCCGAGCGCGACGTCGACAAGCCGTTCCTGATGCCGATCGAGGACGTCTTCACGATCACCGGCCGTGGCACCGTTGTCACCGGTCGTATCGAGCGTGGTGTCCTCAAGGTCAACGAGACCGTCGACATCATCGGCATCAAGACCGAGAAGACCACCACCACGGTCACCGGTATCGAGATGTTCCGGAAGCTCCTCGACGAGGGCCAGGCCGGTGAGAACGTCGGTCTGCTCCTCCGCGGCATCAAGCGC
This genomic stretch from Streptomyces nigrescens harbors:
- a CDS encoding DNA-directed RNA polymerase subunit beta' codes for the protein MLDVNFFDELRIGLATADDIRQWSHGEVKKPETINYRTLKPEKDGLFCEKIFGPTRDWECYCGKYKRVRFKGIICERCGVEVTRAKVRRERMGHIELAAPVTHIWYFKGVPSRLGYLLDLAPKDLEKVIYFAAYMITWVDEERRTRDLPSLEAHVSVERQQIEQRRDSDLEARAKKLETDLAELEAEGAKADVRRKVREGAEREMKQLRDRAQREIDRLDEVWNRFKNLKVQDLEGDELLYRELRDRFGTYFDGSMGAAALQKRLETFDLDEEAERLREIIRTGKGQKKTRALKRLKVVSAFLQTRNSPKGMVLDCIPVIPPDLRPMVQLDGGRFATSDLNDLYRRVINRNNRLKRLLDLGAPEIIVNNEKRMLQEAVDALFDNGRRGRPVTGPGNRPLKSLSDMLKGKQGRFRQNLLGKRVDYSARSVIVVGPQLKLHQCGLPKAMALELFKPFVMKRLVDLNHAQNIKSAKRMVERGRTVVYDVLEEVIAEHPVLLNRAPTLHRLGIQAFEPQLVEGKAIQIHPLVCTAFNADFDGDQMAVHLPLSAEAQAEARILMLSSNNILKPADGRPVTMPTQDMVLGLFFLTTDEEERKVIGEGRAFGSAAEAIMAFDAKELSLQAKVDIRFPIGTVPPRGWTPPVPEEGEPEWQQGDSFRLRTTLGRALFNELLPEDYPFVDYSVGKKQLSAIVNDLAERYPKVIVAATLDNLKAAGFHWATRSGVTVAVSDIVVPEAKKAIVAGYEAQDEKVQKQYERGLITKDERTQELINIWTKATNEVAEAMNENFPKTNPIFMMVDSGARGNMMQMRQIAGMRGLVSNAKNETIPRPIKASFREGLSVLEYFISTHGARKGLADTALRTADSGYLTRRLVDVSQDVIIREEDCGTERGLKLRIASKDAAGVLRKADDVESSVYARMLAEDVVVDGKVVAPANVDLGDVLIDALVNAGVEEVKTRSVLTCESAVGTCAFCYGRSLATGKLVDIGEAVGIIAAQSIGEPGTQLTMRTFHTGGVAGDDITLGLPRVVELFEARTPKGVAPISEAAGRVRIEETEKTKKVVVTPDDGSDEMAYGVSKRARLLVGEGDHVTVGQPMTVGAVNPHDVLRILGQRAVQVHLVGEVQKVYNSQGVAIHDKHIEIIIRQMLRRVTIIESGDAELLPGELVERTKFEGENRRVVAEGGHPASGRPQLMGITKASLATESWLSAASFQETTRVLTDAAINAKSDSLIGLKENVIIGKLIPAGTGLSRYRNIRVEPTEEAKAAMYSAVGYDDIDYSPFGTGSGQAVPLEDYDYGPYNQ
- a CDS encoding DUF1707 and DUF4190 domain-containing protein produces the protein MRASHADRERTVDVLKAGFAEGRLQQPEYEQRLTRAYKAQTHAELQMLVADLPQGPVPQAQFVPQRPMVPATFMPMQMPVPVTTNSSATGALVCGIMTPVTWGLTAIPAVILGHKARAEIRRSGERGDGQALTGLILGWLAIGGWALFLLVFILSAAVNL
- the rpsL gene encoding 30S ribosomal protein S12; translated protein: MPTIQQLVRKGRQDKVEKNKTPALEGSPQRRGVCTRVFTTTPKKPNSALRKVARVRLTSGIEVTAYIPGEGHNLQEHSIVLVRGGRVKDLPGVRYKIIRGSLDTQGVKNRKQARSRYGAKKEK
- the rpsG gene encoding 30S ribosomal protein S7 produces the protein MPRKGPAPKRPVIIDPVYGSPLVTSLINKVLLNGKRSTAERIVYGAMEGLREKTGNDPVITLKRALENIKPTLEVKSRRVGGATYQVPVEVKPGRAATLSLRWLVGYSRARREKTMTERLMNELLDASNGLGASVKKREDTHKMAESNKAFAHYRW